TGTGGGTTTGTTCTCTTCATCCGGCCCTTTAGGGATGACACAGCTTCTTCCTTGTAAAACGTTACAGCCTCTACCTTCGTTGGCTCTTAATGGCAGGCATTGTTTCCCGACAACATCACTAAGCATGTCTATAATTTTTCCTCTTGGGTAACAGAGGATTTTTACCCTCCCACCGTTGACTGCAACAACCTTATCCTCACTACATAGTTTTGTTGAAGGTTGATAACGACTATCTCCACTTATCACTTTCGCTATTGGTTTACAAGTGGCATCCTTTTTCGAGTCTAACTTTGCTCTGGGTTGCCCCCACCCAGGACTCATATTTAAGCTCATTAATATCAATACTGATGTAATCGCTCCAAGCTGATTTCTTCTTAACATAGGCTTATTGATCAAAACTAGTTATGAAAAACCCAAGATTTATTTACTTTTAAATATGCGCCCTATTAATTCCTCTCGCCATTTTTGTACTTCTGGCAACCATGTATCCATTCTTGCTAGTAAGCATACTTCTCCATAGTTACTTGCAGATTTTATATCTCCTAATGCTTCTTTCGTCTTCGATAATAGGCAGTAAACATCTACTCTTTGTGAATCTAACTCTGAAGCTGTCTGCAAATCTTTATCCGCCCCTTGATAATCTTTTTGCATCAGTTTCGCCCAAGCTAAATTTTTATATAATGCTGCCCTTAACTGTTTATCACTAGATGGGACTTTCTTTAATCCTTCTATCGATAGTTTTTGGGCTTGAGCATATTTTCCTTGTAAGTTATTCAGCCTCGACAAATTATTCACAGCAGTTAACGCCTGTTCCTGTCCATATTTAATTGCTAAATTATATTGTTCCTCGGCTAAATCATATTTCTCTTGCTCCTCATAGAAATTCCCTAAATTATAATATCCTGTCCATGATTTAGGCTCTAGCTTAAAAAGTTGTTGATAAGTTTTATTTACACATTCTATATCTTTTAAAAATTGACAAGTCAGTGCTAAATTATTATATGAATCTACATCATTTGGATTATATTTAGTTGCTAGACTGTAATATTTTTTCTGTAATCCTAAATTCTCTTTAACTCTTGCAGCTTTATCAAAGTAAAATTTAGAGATTTGATTACTTAATTTAGGACTAATCTTTACTGCTTGCTCAAACAGATTCTGTGCTTGTTCAGTGTTATTTGTCGCTTCTAGCTTTTGTCCTCTTGCTACTAAATTATTTGCATACGCTGGTAATCCCAATAGATAAATTAGTAATCCTACGACACTAATACTGGCGATCGCTGCACTAAATACGAAGGGTTTCGACCTTGTGATTCGATAAATCTTACTTTGTTCAGGTAACTTTTTCAGCCGCCACAAAATCATTCCCGTCGTCTGCGGTCGATGTGCTGGGTTGGGAGCCATCAACTCATCAATAAAATCCGCAAAAGGCTTATCTATTTGTGGTGCTTTATGTCTCCAGATTAGTCTTCCCGTATCACGATTTGTTTCTAATTGTCCTAATTTTATCCCCGTCACCAAGCGAACCATAGTCCGACCTAAAGCATAAAAATCAGACTGGGGAACCGCGTGACCATGCGCTTGTTCTAGTGGACTGTAATAATGGGAAATTACTTTGGTGATTTCGTAGCTCCCTACACTTCTGTCCGTTCCTCCCGTCGAGCTTACTTTAGCTAAATATGTATCTGTTATTTGCCGTGCAGCTCCAAAATCTATTAAATATAAATGTCCATCCGGATCTAGAATTATGTTTCCTGGTTTAATATCTCTATGAAAAAACTCCGTATGATGCACTATATCTAGTATTGCTACTATTTGCTCTAGCCAATACAGTGCTAACTCTTGTGAAATTGGTGGATTAGTTTCTATCCAATCTTCAAGGTTCTCTCCCTCAATTTTATCCATGACTAAGCATCGTAATTTAAAGGGGCTGTTCTCTGATTCCACCATAAAGTAGTCATCTAACCCATTCGTCT
The nucleotide sequence above comes from Nostoc sp. MS1. Encoded proteins:
- a CDS encoding serine/threonine-protein kinase — translated: MNYCINPLCKQRQNPDDADKCASCGTSLLINERIRLIKPLRELDHNPFTYNEIFEVEDSGTQWNPGQKRRVMKILKWSSPQFVARFEREVLALQIIEHPCIPQTNGLDDYFMVESENSPFKLRCLVMDKIEGENLEDWIETNPPISQELALYWLEQIVAILDIVHHTEFFHRDIKPGNIILDPDGHLYLIDFGAARQITDTYLAKVSSTGGTDRSVGSYEITKVISHYYSPLEQAHGHAVPQSDFYALGRTMVRLVTGIKLGQLETNRDTGRLIWRHKAPQIDKPFADFIDELMAPNPAHRPQTTGMILWRLKKLPEQSKIYRITRSKPFVFSAAIASISVVGLLIYLLGLPAYANNLVARGQKLEATNNTEQAQNLFEQAVKISPKLSNQISKFYFDKAARVKENLGLQKKYYSLATKYNPNDVDSYNNLALTCQFLKDIECVNKTYQQLFKLEPKSWTGYYNLGNFYEEQEKYDLAEEQYNLAIKYGQEQALTAVNNLSRLNNLQGKYAQAQKLSIEGLKKVPSSDKQLRAALYKNLAWAKLMQKDYQGADKDLQTASELDSQRVDVYCLLSKTKEALGDIKSASNYGEVCLLARMDTWLPEVQKWREELIGRIFKSK